Below is a window of Dictyostelium discoideum AX4 chromosome 1 chromosome, whole genome shotgun sequence DNA.
taagctCGGAACTTAAAAAGTGAGGTGTTTAATCTTCGAgctattgaaaatattttttatttatttatttatttttttttttttaatttttattttttaaaaaaaaaaaaaatcataaaacAAACAATACAATACCggaaatatatatataaataaaataaaaaaaaaatggcaaatgaaatttttatatcattttcaaagatTTTATATTCAAGTTTATTAATAACATCTCCTTATTGGATGTGGAAATTAGTTGGAAAATTAACTTATTTAAAGGATACAATCTCTCAAACTATTTGTATTACTTGTATTTTAGGTTCCccaatttctttaatctATACATTGTATagacaattaattaattatgatAAAACTATTGGTACAGCATTAATTCCAATTATTCCATTcttcacttttttttcaacacgttttattcataataaattacaaaaagGATCAAATAGACAAAGAtagattaatttttttttttttaaaaaaaaaaaaaaaacaaaaaaacaaaaaaaaaattatttttaaaaaattatattttaattaaaaaaaaagatttttatttatttatttatttattttgggttagggtattattaatttcagaaattatttttatttaatttttaattctaaaaataattaaaattaaaaataaataaataaataaataaattaataatttttttattagatttattattattttttttttttaattaaacttCAAATTTAAGATCTTTTAAagtcatttttattttattttttttttttaaaattttattttatttttttttttattttttttttattttttttttattttttttttgatatttcatttttaatttttttttttttatttattttttcaaaaacagtaaattgtaataacatttaatttaaaaaacgaaaccaaacaaaacaaaactaaACAAAACgaaagttatttttttaaaaaaaaaaaaaaaaaaaaaaaaaaaaaatacacaatGGAACCAAAAGTATTATCAATTCAATCATGGGTTTGTCATGGTTATGTTGGTAATAAATGTGCAGTATTTGCACTTCAACATTTAGGAATTGAAGTTGATCCAATCAATTCAGTgcatttatcaaataatacagCATATCCAACATGGAAAGGTGAATCATTAACACCAAATAAATTGGGTGATTTATTCCAAGGTTTAGAAGATAATCATCTCACTTCAAATTATACACATGTATTAACTGGTTATAATAACTCTGTTCAAACTTTACACacagttttaaaaattgtaaaaaaattaaaatctgaaaatccaaatttaatatatggtaaatatatataaaaaaaaaaaaaaaattttaacatattgttttttattatttatttatttatttttttttttttttttaattagtatGTGATCCAGTATTaggtgataataatgaattatatGTACCAGAAGATTTAGTTGAAGTTTATAAGAATGAAGTTATACCAAATGCAGATTATATATTTCCAAATCAAACAGAGGTTGAATTTTTAACaggtattaaaattaaaaatgatcaaGATGCATTAAAAGCCATTGATCAATTTCATAAAATGGGTGTGAAAAATGTCGTAATCACAAGTTTATTCTTTGATACAAATCCAAATGATATCATTGTTATTGGTAGTACtataaatgatgatgataataataataaatataatcaatttaaaattaaagttggaccaaaatttaatgattattATACAGGTACTGGCGACTTGTTaagttcattattattaggtTGGTCAATTAGAGAACCAACTGATTTATCTTTAGTTTGTGAAAAAGCAATTTCAATCCTTTACAATATCATTAATGAAACTCATAACtctaaaaaatcaattccttcaaataaagaaaaacaataCTATGAATTAAGACTTGTACAATCAAgaaaatttattgaaaattctgaaattagatttaagtctgaaaaattataaaaaaaaaaaaaaaatattaataataataataataataataataataataataataataataataataataataataataatatatagttataaacaataataaattgaacgaattatttaattaaaccattttttttttttttttttttttttaaaaaaaaaacaatttttaaagattttttttttattcactttttttttttaatttttaattttattgctttaaaaaacataaaaatcttttagatatttttagattttcaggattttttttagattttttttaaaaaaaaaataaattaaaatttttatttttttttatataaaattgtaGTGATTACTCTAGtgtgaatttttaatatttttttaatcttgaTTATTCGAATAAtcagaaaaataaaaaaaaaaagatattaaaattaaaatgacgTGTGATAacctaaataattttaatttgaaatttcgtATGATCTTgcttttgaataatttttagtaatattattatttaaaaaacttataaataagggttttttttttttttttttttttttattattttatattactaAACATTGAATCaacatatatattaatagttttataaaaaaaaaaaaaaaaaataaaataaaaataataatataaagaatagaaaaaaaaataaaaaaatatataaaaaaaataaataaaattataattcaataattatttataaaattttaaaaatgaaatatatttctttttttgttactttaatattaatttcaattttaaataattttgttttatcaTCAGGTACAACAGTTAGTGAAGTTACATTAatagtaaatttaaataataataataattatccaGAGAATGGAACTTGTGGTAGTACTCAATTAACatgtaataatataaatgatgcatttaattattttaatacaaTTGCAGTTAATGTTAATACAAGTTCACAAATCatttatcaacaattaaaccTTTTATTAGATGATGGTACTTATTCCATtggaacaacaacaattaatttatatcaaTATAATATAACAATTTCACCATTAAATTCAGGTTCaaataaagtaataattaataataataataattcaccaatGTTTTCTGTAATACCATTTAATAGTACTGATGATAGTATTTGGCAAAAttcatatattttaattactggaattcaatttttaaattttaaacaatcaattattaaagtttCCACCATTTATTCATTTACtgatattaaatttcaatcatgtattattaatcaatataattcaaaaagttcaattattgaaattaatctATCATTTCAAGGAAGTTTACAAATTCCAAATagtcatttaaaaattaataattctcaaatttcaaatattcaaaCTGATAATAATACACCATTGATTTTTGccattaatactattattgattttaatcaaaattcaattacaaatgCAACTGGTATTCATAGTTTTATTTCAACATCATATggtgaatatttaaatgtaGATTTTTCAGATTTTACAAATGTAAATAGTTCATATGGTATTTTTGAAGTTACAAATACACATGCTTCAATTGGTGATGGTAATTACAATAATATCCAAGCAACAAGAGGTGCATCGGTTTTAACATTTACAAAAAGTGTAACTCAAGTATACTCTGCTGCTATTGCTCGTTGTAATTTCAATGGTTATAGTGGTACTAATGGTGGTGTTTTCCAAGGTTTAAATACATTAACAAGTTTAGAAACTATTAGTTCAAGTATTTCTCAATGTACTTTTTCAAGTGGTAGTTCAAATAGTGGTGGTGCAATTTATTCAAACAATATACCACTTTCAATTGTAAATTGtgattttggtaataatagtgCAAGTCTTACTGGTggatatatttatataagtGGTAATTCATTATCTTTAGTAAATGTATCAATCACCAAAGCACCACTTCctattactaccactaccaataCAATAGTTGGCGATGGAATTGGTGGTTATGCTCTTTATGCTTTAAATTCAActgttaatattaataatggtacTTTTGGTGGTAAACTTGATTCAATCTTTTGCAATGGTTCAACAATTAATGCTGATCAATACACTACATTACAATCAGTTTATTGTAGCAATTGTAATGTAGAAGTAAGTAATAGACAAGTTTGTAATTTTGGTGGTGATTCAACTTCAACCTCAACTTCAAATTCAGGTACTGGTACTGGTACTGGCACAGGAGGAGGTATTAGCATTAGTAGTAGCAGTGGTGGTGCTAGTCAAACTCTAACTATCACCTCAACAAGTTCAACTCCTCAAACTTCTGCTTTAACTTCCAGCTCAAGCTCAGGTTCTGTTCATACTACTGTATCAACAATAACTACGACAGGTTTTACAAGCCAATCAAACCAATTTTCAccttctttttcaatttttatttttattttattacttttaattttatcggttcaataaaaaaaaaaaaaaaaaaaaataaaattttttttgtgaaaaatCAAGTAcctataaaattttttttgtgaaaaataaaataccacattttatcaaaaaaaaaaaataaaaaaaaataaaattatgatcattttttaaagcaaaattaaaataaaaatataaataataaattttaaaaatgaaatttatttctttttttattactttaattttaatttcaattttaaataattttgttttatcaTCAGGTACAACAGTTAGTGATGTTACATTAatagtaaatttaaataataataatagttatccAGTTAATGGGTCATGTGGTAGTAGTACTCAATTAACatgtaataatataaatgatgcaattaattattttaatactaTTGCAGTAAATGTTAATAGAAGTTCATCACAAATCatttatcaacaattgaaTCTTTTATTAGATGATGGTAATtattcaacaacagcaacaacaacaacaattaatttatatcaaTTTAATATAACAATTTCACCATTAAATCCAAGTTCAAATAAAGTTATAATTAAtggtttaaattcaaattcatcaatgTTTTCTGTAACTCCATTTAATGGTATTGTAGATAGTAAGGGGCAAAATTCATATATTTTAATCACTggaattcaatttttaaattttaaacaatcaATTATTCAAGTTTCAACCAATTATTCATTCACTGATATTAGATTTGAATCATGTATAATTGATCAatacaattcaaataattcaatgattgaaattaataaattaattagtcaagatttaatattaccaaatagtcatttaaaaattaataattctcaaatttcaaatattcaaattgtTAATAATGCATCATTAATTTATGCAATTAATACaattattggtatttttCAAACATCAGTTATCAACGCAACTAATGTTCAAAgtattattgaaatttcataTGGTCAAAATTTAGATGTTGAATATTCAGATTTCTCAAATGTGAATAGTGTTTATGGTATTTTCAATGTTTTAAATACTCAAGTCTCAATTGGTGATggtaatttcaataataacaTAGCAACAAATGGTGCATCAGTTTTAACATTTACATCAAATGTCACTAGTGTATACAATGCTGGTGTTGCTCGTTGCAATTTCAATGAGAATAGTGGTACTGATGGTGGGGTTTTCCAAGGTGTAAATACAGATTCAAGTTTGGAAGATTACAGCTCAAGTATCACCAGTTGTACTTTTTCAGGTAGTAGTGCAAATAATGGTGGTGCAATCTTTGTAGATAATATACCTCTTTCAATTGTTAATTGTCAATTTAGTGATGTCACTGCAAATGTTGCTGGTGCATTTgtttataatagtaataatcatTTTGCAATGACAAATGTTACATATActgaaaaatcattaaatactacaaaaacaaaaacagcaacaacatcTGGAATTGAAGAATATGCTATTTATATTTCAAGTTCAAGTGGTTCAATACAAAATGCTacatttgatgataatagttattcaattttttgtaATACTTCAACTGTTAAAATTGATGCAACCTCTAAGGTATCAACATTTACTTGTGCTCAGTGTAATATGGTTTTAggtcaaaatcaaatttgtAGTGTTGGTGGAAGTTCAGTTTCAAGCTCAACTTCTGCTTCTGGTTCAAGTTTGTCTGTAAGTAGTAGTGGTGCTCAATCATTAACTGTCACTTCAACAAGTTCAACTCCTCAAACTTCTGGTACAGGTTCAAGTTCAAGTACAAGTTCAAGTACAGGTTCAAGTACAAGTTCAAATTCtcatactattattactaccacaACAACTGGTGTATCTAATcaattatcaccatcattttcaattttaattttcattattttattatcattacttttaattcaatcattttaactttttttttttttcttttatcatttttaaaaaataaaatttccaattcaatcaaataataaagaaaatttaaaaactaaataaaaattaattagcATAATATTtaaccaattttttatttttttttttgtttatttttgataagacttttaaatataaattttaaaaaaaaaataattgtgaaattaaaacaaaattcaaaaacagTATAGATTAATAGGGTTGTtcgaataataaaaaatttttttaaaaaaattaaaaaaaaaaaaaaaaaaaaaaaccccaaaaaattaaaaataagataTTAGGGTTTTTCATGATGAAAAAACccaataactttttttttttccaatcaatttttataatataaaaaaaaaaaaaaaactaaaaaaatatcttttttataatagCGCTATTAtgcttttttattaaaattaattattttttttaattttttattacatttttgaaaatcaagCAATGGCGATTTTTGGTTGGCCCCATTTccataaaatttgatttttttttttttaattttttattacatttttgGAAATCAGGCAATGgcgattatttttttttggttaacccccttttttattttaatcacttaaaattttaagagtttaaaataaaaaatcaaaaatttctatttttttttttttttaacaaaatccttaattttaattttaattttttttttttattttttatttttaaagagaTAAAATGCCCCAAAATAAAAGTCAAACAATAAAACTATCTCATTTTTTAAGAGATAATCTTCTTAACTATCCAGTaagttcaaataaatttatttatttatttatttatttatttctttgtttatttatttatttatttatttatttatttatttatttatttattttttttttatccactTTTTacttaatttaattttttttttatttttttttttttattttttttctttaattttttaattttttttttttcttaatttattttttaatactaacatgaaaaatataataggaatcaaaaatatttagaGAATTGATTCAAAATGCAGAAGATGCTCGAGCTGATACAGTCATAATAAAGGTTGATGAAGGCTCATATCCAAATAATGGGTtgttaatttcaaatgataaccaagaaattgaaagttcaaaagaattattaggtccatcaattttaatttataataatgcAACTTTTCAAGAACATGATTGGGAAGGAATTTGTCAAATTAGTCAAGGtagtaaaaaagaaaatttaaaaagtgtTGGCAATTTCGGTTTAggtttgtattttttattttttttaaaaaaaaaaaaaaaaaaaaaaaaaaaaaaaaaaaaaaaaaaaataaaaatctcattctaattttatttatttttattatattgtattatatttttatttattttattttattttatttatttttaaaataggtTGGAACAGTGTTTATCATATAACAGATAATCCAATTGTTtatagtggtaataatgtTTGGTTCTCAGATCCAAACGAAAGAATGAGTGGTGGTTTATTCTTTGATTTAGATGACGAAGATGATTATAAGAAatgttttagttttttagaGCCATTCATtcaatttaaagaatcaaattgTAACCCaaaagaatattttaatGGTACAATCATTCGTCTACCATTGAGAATATTTCCAAGTGAAATCAAAAAAGGTGTATTGACAATGGATGCcataaagaaaattttaaatgaattttcaaaagatatcaatgaaatattgattttcttAAAGAGTTTAGCATCAATTACCATCATTGTTAATAATCAGATAGTCAACTCTGTAAATATATCAAATTATTCCAAAATTAAAGATCAAAGAGAAAAGGTATCTTTATTCTTAGCAAAAATTGTAGATAATGAAATGAAGGATCCAAGTAGTTCTGTAGAATTTGCTGAAATTTTATGTAGTAAAAAATCACAATCAAATTGTGAATCTACATTTCAAATTGATTTAGAAATTTATAGAAATGGTGTCAGTCAATTAATTTCATACTTGGTTTCACAAGGTATCTATATTGATaggaaattaattgaattagttaaaaagaataaagaaatcaaacTCATATCATATGGTGGCACTGCAATTCCAATCAATTTAGATAGTTCAATAAAGTTCAAAGGTAAACCATTTACATTCTTACCAATTGGAGGATTGGTTTATGATATTCCTTTACATGTCAATGGTTACTTTAGATTAAGTAATGCAAGAGATAATATCATTTATTCTCTAACTGAAGTTGAAGAAGCATctgaatcattatcaaaacaaTGGAATATGTTTATATCAGAAACTATTATTCCTTATTTCTATGTTAAATCGTtgcaatatttaaaattaaattatggTGGCGAACTATACAATTATTTCCCATACAAATGTaacaatcaaaattatcaagGTCAAAGTCCATCATATGATATATCAATCACTACAATGAAATCAATTATCGGTGGtaaatactttttaaattacttCAATTCCCAAGAATATTTATCATTGAATGGtagtttaattatttcaagTTTAGGTATGCCACCAGATTTCGTTTTAACCATATTAAATGAACGTAACattaaaacaatcaaattatcaaatgaattattaaaccattttaataatttaagaaTTCCATTAACTTGTTATTCAAAACAATATTTATGTAGTCTATTAGTTTCGTCACCATTAAAACAATACTCTGAAGATGTTATCAATTATATTAGTTGCACTGAAATCATTGAAGGTGGTCATTTAAATATGGTCCATATTTTACCAACAAATCCAAACAAAACTacattatattatttacaacGACCATCACTAAACCGCTTCTCATTTTATACTCATAGCTTTCTTTACACGAGTGATCAAGTCTATGATCTcttattcaaatattatgGTAATAAGTTGGCcaaacatttaaaattttctacATTACCATTAAACTTTAGacaattaatttcatcaatttgtagaaattatataaatattagaGAAATTAAACTTTCAGATTTTATCACTAGTCTCAACTCCATCAACAACCTCCAATTTTTAAGTGATAGTATAATAACAATTTGGAATTGTATCgatgaattaaaaagaaaagaaactTTAGAATTATCTCATATCCAATCATTACAAATTATCCCATATAGATTAAGTCCAACTGAAACTGATGTCACTAGTTTTGATAAATCTTCATTGTTAATGTACAAATCAAATTTCTTACCAATTGAACCAATCTTAAACAAACtaaaaatctatttaataaaagaagGACATCAAATCAATAGTTTATTAGATGGAAATGCTCAAATCCCAATTTTATTAGGCTATCTTCAAAGGgtaaatttatcattagaCTCAAAGGAAATCGATAAATTAAGAATATTTTTAGTTGAATCAATGTTCCAAATTTCTTTATCACAAGATTATacttcaattttttataatttaccaATTCACCCATGCATTGGAAATAGTAACCAAAAGTTTAGTAGTATTACAACCAGTAGTTACTGTGTGGATTATGAAAAAATTGATCAATATGAAATTCCaggattaaaattaataaaggtTAATGAATTAACAAAATATAGAAATCTTTTCGATACAATACCAGCAAGAATCATTTTAAAAGGTGAAAAAGAAGtttatagattttatttaattcaaaatattagTTCCTTTGAATTAAACCactcaattgaaattattaaaaactttttaactCTTTATAGTAATCATTATACCAATGATAGTGAATTAAgaaaattacaatttattCCATCTGAAAATGGTGTTTATTCAACTCCTGATTCATTTTATGTTTTAGATCCActtgaaaaagaattaattagaaAAATCGAACCATTcaagattttaaattcatcttTGGATGTTTTTATTGGTTATTTAAGAATATTTGGATTGGTTAATAGACCTTCAGATAGTCATATATGTTCCAAGATTTCAAGTTTACTTTCCAATCAAGATTCAATAGAAACTTATCaaacttttattaattatttaaatcaaagagGTGAGAATATTACtgtttcaataattaattctttcaaAGATATTCCATTTATTCCACCCAGTGAATTTGATACCTATGACGGATTTGCtccatataaatataaaatttcattatcagaGTGCGCATTATCAAGTTATAAAGATTGTTTATTCACTGTAAAAACTCCAATTAAAgtaattttcaattacaacaacccCATTTACAAATACCtatcatcaaatttaaatgataacaTTATTCAGCAtttgattaatttaaatgCTATGGAATTCAATGATGAAACATCATTCAACCCCAATGAAGTTTTCGACAATACCTATAAAAGAATTGatagtttaatttttacaaattccATACTAAATGAtgaacaaaaaaagaaaatctctcaaattcaattaatttggTTAGATGGCCAATTAGTACCAAAAGAAAACATATTTTACAATAGTCCAAACCCAAATTTAGATTTTGAACCttacttttttttcacaaaacCAAAACAAGATCatctctttaaatttttaaaattaaaagataaaccagatttaaatgatttcattAGATTAATCAAATCTATTCAAGATACATACGATAAAGATAGCTCAAATTCAAtagatttatttgaattggttATTTTCTCTCTACAAAATTCTGCATTGAATAAAGAATTACTTcttaattcaaaaataaagttaCCAACCACTGATAATcaatttattgaatttgaaaaagtaATTTACGTTGATCATTCATGTTTACCTCaagaatttattgatttaggACACAGTGCATtacataataaaatttctgAAAACACTGCATCAAAACTCAATATTACCAAACTTTCTCAATTGATTCAAAGTCAGGTAGCATTTGATAATTCGTTTGGacaaaaagaagaattaGTCGATCGTTTGAAACAAATTTTACATGATTATAAAGTAgaagtatttttaaatgaaatggTTCAAGTATGTATTATctttcaaattaataatttaatttttactcttttttttttttttttttttttttttttttttttttttttttttttttttttgaaattgcactaatttttttatttatttttttgaaattatactaatttttttattttttttagaatgcTCATGATGCTGGATCAACAgaagtaaaattaattttagattgtaattctttaaaacaacaatttttaaaagaaaatccaGAGATAAGTACAGTATGCAAAGATCTTTCATCATACTTTGAAAGttctttacttttttataataattcagTTTTTAcagaaaaagatattaaaaatgttcAAGTAATGTCagcatcaattaaaaaacaagatGAAAAGTGTATTGGTCAACATGGTTTAGGTATTAATTCAATGTATTCATTCAGTGATTGTCCATGTATATTAAGTGGTGaatatttgatgattttcGATCCATTCGTAACACATATCGGTCAATCAATAAACTATTCACATGGTgctaaatataaaatttcacAATACAaaacatatttaaaatacTTTAAACCATTTCAACATTTACAATCAATTTTAGGTTTTGATTTAGATGATGGTAAATTCAATGGAACAATCATTCGTTTACCACTTCGTAAAACATTAAATGATGATCGTTTTATTAGTCCACAGAAATGGAACGAAGTAAATGttttagattatttaaaaagagtAAAAGCAAgtaatttagaaaatttaatgtttttCACAAACATAGATTCTTTAGAGGTTTCAATATTACCAGTGGGaagtaaaaaattagaaCAACAAATTTCAATTCAGAAAAAATCAagtttatcattaattacaaaccaatataataatttaatgaatattCCAACACAAGCATCAGAATATACATTCACTATTATACCATCAGAGAAATCAAAGATAActgaaaaatatattataggTCAAGTAATTGAAGAAGATTTCAAAGATCCTTCAGAATATCCAGATAATAAAgcattgaaatttttatcaatttataataatgaaaaaagaaaatcagtTGGAGGTGTCGCATTTAAATTACCAGATTTCTCACTTTCTGAATACAAATTCACACCAAAATCATTTTGTTATTTACCatataaagatttaatttcaaatattccaGTTCACATTCATGCAAACTTTTCAACAACAAGTTCACGTGATATTTTAGAAAATGCCAAATcttcaaatttatataatattgaaGAGATACTCTCTAAAAAGGTTAATCAAGTAATACAACAATCAGATAGTTTCCAACTTTGTTggaatcaattaattgtaaCTGAAATTATAGCACCACTCTATATTAATACATTAACTcttttcaaaaacaaatatattaaa
It encodes the following:
- the pykA gene encoding pyridoxal kinase; amino-acid sequence: MEPKVLSIQSWVCHGYVGNKCAVFALQHLGIEVDPINSVHLSNNTAYPTWKGESLTPNKLGDLFQGLEDNHLTSNYTHVLTGYNNSVQTLHTVLKIVKKLKSENPNLIYVCDPVLGDNNELYVPEDLVEVYKNEVIPNADYIFPNQTEVEFLTGIKIKNDQDALKAIDQFHKMGVKNVVITSLFFDTNPNDIIVIGSTINDDDNNNKYNQFKIKVGPKFNDYYTGTGDLLSSLLLGWSIREPTDLSLVCEKAISILYNIINETHNSKKSIPSNKEKQYYELRLVQSRKFIENSEIRFKSEKL